The Planctomycetota bacterium region GATCAAGCTCGGACTCATGCCAGGCAATGGCGGCGTCGCGAGGCTGGTCCGACGTGTTGGCCGGAGTCGTGCGCTGCTACTCACGTCGACCGGACGATCCATCACGCCGAGCGAAGCACACGGCATCGGACTCGTCGACGATCTCTGCGACGCCGCTGCGTTCGACGAGCAGCTGAAGACCTTCGCATCAGGTCCTCGCGAAGCGATCGCCGCCCTCAAGCGGACCGGCGCTTCGGCAGAGTCGCTGTCCCTGTCGCAGGCCCTGGCGTTCGAGGCGGAGCAGGCAGACGCGTTGGCCGCGACGCCCGACGCGGTCGAAGGCGCCGCCGCATTCGCAGAGAAGCGTCCGCCCGTCTTTGCTCGCGACAGACGCGTCGGCTGATGACGGCTCGTGTATCATCTGGGCCAGCTCCCTGAAACTTGACCAAGAAAGCCAAGGCGATGACCACCACCGCTACCGACCTGAAGCACTACCGCGGCTACATCAACGGCCAATGGATCGACGGCGACGGGCACGAACGCCTTGAAGTCGAAAACCCCGCCAACGGCCAGGCCTGGGCGACCGTCACGATCAACACGCCCGAGGAGATCGAGACCGCGCTGGAGACCTCCGCAGTCGCTCAGAAAAAGTGGGCCGCCCTTCCGGCGATCGCCAGAGCAAAGTACCTGCACGACA contains the following coding sequences:
- a CDS encoding enoyl-CoA hydratase-related protein, coding for IKLGLMPGNGGVARLVRRVGRSRALLLTSTGRSITPSEAHGIGLVDDLCDAAAFDEQLKTFASGPREAIAALKRTGASAESLSLSQALAFEAEQADALAATPDAVEGAAAFAEKRPPVFARDRRVG